CAAAGAAGCAGTGAATATGATTGTAAAAAGCAGATAAGACACCAGCATCCTTTTAGGATGTGGTGTCTTTTTTTTAGGTGCTTTTCGTAACCCTTATTCCTTAAAAACCTTTAATTAGAAGTCTCCTCGAGAAGAGCCTTCTGTTCATTCGTTTGGTGGGTCTTCCGGATAAAAGTCACGACTTTCCTCAATATTTGTTGAGCTGTCCAATCGATGTACCGTACCGCCGGCCATGCCCTCGTTGATCATCCGGTCAACATCGAGATAAACCTCGTCCCGTCCTTCATTTTGCATGTCCTCAGCAAATTTCTTGCTTCGAATTTTCTTCATGGTATCCTCCTCCATCGTTTTTACGTTTAGAGTTCCGGAAAACCAGAAAAATCATACACATCACTTGTCATATACATGAAAGAGCATCAGCTCGTGGATTTGTTCTTTCAAATGCAGCTCGTCGGATGGCTGTTCAGATGTCCACTGAATATCTCCATTTTGATGATAGATACCAGTATACTTCTGCTTATTGTAATAAAAAGAAAAATGCCAGCCAGGCATATCTTTATTTTCAAATAATGACTTGAATTGGAAATGAGTAATCAAGTTGATATCCCCCTGTGAAAAAGACTTTTTCATTATTATATCGTATTGTAGCAATTTAATGGAAAGATGCGATGCCATTATTCGTGAGAAATAGATGTAGTTGGAGGCCAATAATAAAGAGAAGCCACCCCAAAAGGTGCGGCCTTCATGATTTGATAGGCAGGAATATGGCTAAAGAGTACTGAATCAGAACCCTGTTTTTCTGAAGAATAGATCCACTAGAGCAGATATCCTCTTTTCCTCAATCAATGGTTCGTCGAAGCTCATCGGTTTTGAATTGACTTCATAAATGACATAGTTGCCTTTCTCAGTGATTCCGGCATCAAGGGAGAATTCTCCAAAGTAACCTAACTCTTCAGTAAGCAACTGTCCGATTTCCTTTACCGCCCAGTCGAAGAATTGGTCATGCCTGTCATTCTTTACCTTTATATAAGGAAGCAAGATTCCTCCATTCGGCAGGTGGGTGGTCAGGTCCTGCTTCTGAGATTGGCGTATGCCTATTCCTGTTACTTCATACCCACCCGGTCCATCATGGGCGTGGACCCGGAAGTCAAATCGGTTCCCGTCGATGGCTGAAGCCAATACTTCTTTCTGGGCGATATACTCGTACTTTAATAACTGCCTGGATTTGACTTTCCAAAACTCCTTTATGCCAGGATACAGATGGCGATGGGAGTGACTTTCGAACTCAATCATACCTTCTTTTTGCCGCAGGCGAAAAATCCCGATGCCCTTGGAAGACGAAGCAGGCTTCAAATAGATGCGCTCATGTTTATCAAGGAAAGCGGCCAGCTTGATCATTGATTTCACTTCAATACTTTCCGGCATTAGCTTCCTTAATTGTGGATGTCTGGAAAATAGGGAGTACAGTTTGTTTTTATTGATGAAGCCAGGATTGAAAAATGGAATTCCAAGTGCAGACAGATAGTTTACGGCATCCTTGAAAGCTGGCTGCTGCTCAGCCTTTCGAAAGGGTACCCGATTATATACAAGATGGGGAAGAGGTGTTTTTGCTGGTATCCATTTTTGGGCAGCAGGTGAAAATATGACACCTGTCAGGCCATCCTTGATGATGGTTTCCGGGGGGAAGACGACAATCAGACCATTCCGTTTCTGCATCTCGGCTTGAATCGCCTGGAATAATGATCCATTGCCAGACAGGTTCATATTCTTGCTCATTGAAGTCATGATCCCAATCAGCGGACCAATATTTCTCTGCTTGTTTTTTAACAGAAACTGCTGGCTGTTTTCAGGAAGTGTTTCTGATGATGCAGCTGGGATGTTGACTTTATTAAAGCCAAAGCCGAATGTTTCACCAGCTTTGGCTTCATGGGTCCATGCCTTCGACTCAGCATTATAGCGGAGGATCATTTGAAAATATCCTCAGGTGCTGTAATAGCTTTTTCCGCTAAAAAAATGCCAAAGGACAAAGACAGTTTCCGGGTCAATAAATCAAAATTCTTTAGCTTTGGATGCTTGAAGATTGACCTCCCCGGCTTTGAATTTGCCTCAAAGAGCCATACTTTTCCTGATTTATCGATGCCAAAGTCAAAACCAAGTTCACCGATGATTCCTTCCATATTTTTTTCTAAAATGGAGCTTAAAATCAGAGCGGCTTCAGATAGTTTTTCCTCATAGAGCTCTCGTTCGGTCCGGTCTTCAAATAACTCATCAAGTGATTTTACGACTCCGCCGTTGTTCACATGTGTAGTGACGCTGCCCTGGCCGGCAATTTTAGCGGCTATTGCAGCTACCTGCCAAACCCCGTATTCATCCTTATTTGTATGAACCCTGAAATCAATGAGCCTTTTTTCAGAGCGCAGCAGGCTGATACCCTGTTGGACAATCATCTGCGAAAGGTTTCTTTTATGAAAGATCTTCTTCATCAACTTTTCAAGGCTTTCAAACTTCGTTAATTTATTGATGCCCTCCTGGTCACGATAACGGCAATAATAATAGCCATTATACTTATCGAACAGAATTTGGTGGATGCCAAGTCCAAGACTTCCATTAGCAGGTTTTACATAGACATTTCCGTAATTTGAAAGCATCCTTTCTATCACTGAAAAAGAAGAGAACTGATGCGTTTCAGGCAAGTACTCTGCTGCACGATCATCTTGCTGCAGCCGCTCGAATACATCCAGTTTGCTGAAAAAGCCAGGATTATACCATGGAATCAAGTAATCGGCCTGCATCCTTGATTTCAAGCTGCGAAGCTCAGACTTTCTTTCGGTGCGCCTGTTTGGCAGCCGGTCATAGACGACATTCGGAAAGGGGACCTTTATTTTCATCCAACCTCCATCGACAAAGAAATAACCGTCGATCAGCCCCTGATTCCAATCGATATGCTCCTCTCCAAACACGAAGGGCAGGGCGCCGACCGTCTTATTGACGGACAGCAGCTTGGCAAAGAACATTGACCTCTCGCCAATCGGTCTTAATGGAAAAGGGGTAAAGCCTGCTGTCAGGATGCCGATCAGAGGCCCGATAAACAATGTATTCTGGTCAATAAATAGGTGCAAGGAGATAGATAAAACAGGCATCGAGAGCTCCTTCTGTACATCATTGCTCAAGACAACCACGTTTTTTCCTTTAGGATGAGGAGCGCATGTAACATCCACCACCTTGTTGCCAAATGCGATTTTATTGATTGGATTTGTAAGTATTAAATCAGCAGGAACAAAGACGAGTTGTTTGGAGTGGGAGATGATTTCTATCGGATATTTCTTTCTCATAAGTGCTGTTCCTCTCTTTCTGGCAGAATTTTCGAAAGCACACTGGCATATTCGATTGGTGCTTTATATAGCACTTCTTTTAAATCGGGATTAGTGGAAGTGACGACCTTCCTGCCGGGTTTTGAATTTGTGTCTAGCACCCAGAGAGCATGATCCCTTGAGACACCAATATCTATTCCTAGCTCGAAAAGGCGGGGAAATGATGCTTCAAGGATGCCTGGCAGTTGCGAAAGAATTTCCTCTAATTCAAGTGAAATGAATCTTCTGGTTCGGATATCAAGGGAATTCACGTATTCTTCAAATGGCAATATTTCTCCGCCGGCACGTAAGTTAGACAGGATTCCATCCTTGATTCCACGGCGGATGCCCTTGCCGCGCGCAATCCATTTTCCCTCATGATCTTTTTGCAGCAGTACCCTTATGTCAAAAGGACAATTCTGCGGATCTGACAGACTGAGGTATGGCTGCATCATATACTCTTTTTTTCTGAATAAGTTATCAAGCCAATCCTCTGTCTCACTGGTGGAATGGAAGGTTTTCGTAATCAGTCCGTCACCAATGTCGGCTGAGATTTCGAACTCTCTGCCTGTTTTTTTAACCTTGTAAATCCCTGCCCCGCCAGAACCGAAAACCGGTTTCAATATAGTCGTATCCATCACATCCAGTTGGGCAATAACAGCTTTACCGCTGCCGGCAAGAATCGTTTTCGGAATATAGGGAGAGAGAGGAGATTGCGATAGAACCTGGTGTATTTCCCATTTATTTGGCAAACCGTATCCGAGGAAGGTAATATCCGTTTTTTTCTTCAGCCATTTCACTATCGCCATGGCCTGTTTCGAAGCAAGATCATTTGTATAAAAACAACGGTCATAAATGATGTTTGGGAGCTGGAATTCAGCTTTTACCCAGCAATCTTTCTTCTGGTCGAACCTCTCACCTGTAACCATTTCGGTGATTGGATGGATACTAGCTGGCGAAAACCTAAAACAAGTTAATCTGTCTGCATTCGCCCTCCTGGCAATTTCGGTAAAATAGGTTAATTCACTTTTCAAGGAAAGTGACATCATTCCAAATGAAATCATTTTGTATTTCTCCTTTTGATTTATGACTGGCAAAGTCCGTAGCAATGCTCAATGATGGATTTTGTTGAGGGCCTGATTTTGGCTCCCCGTTCTTCAAAGTTTTTTGAGGGCTTGGAATTTGCTTCGATTAGCCACAAGTTTCCTTTTATATCGATTCCAATATCAATCCCCAACTCGCCTGTTAGTCCCTCCGTATATTTGCTGATGACTTCTGCCGTCTCAAGGGCCAGCTCCTTCATCAGCGCCAGTTGATGTTTCGCTTGCTCTCTTCCGAATATCAATGCCAGTGTATAGCCGGGCTTCATGATTTCGCCGCCGCGGGCTATATTTGATACGAATAATTGTTCAGCGGAAACCCTGGCGACGATGGAGGTAACCTTCCAGAAGTGCTGGGCATTTTTATGGCAAAGGACCCTGAAGTCCATCCTTCTGCCATTTAGTTCCGATAGCTGTATTCCCTGCTGAATGATACAAAGCCGTTTTCCGACGATGGGAGCAATGGAACGGGCTAGTTCTGATACATGTTTGAATTCTCGAAGGTCACTTGTAGGCAGTGAAGAAAGGGATGCATGGAAGATCCCATCTGTTTTACCTACCTGGATAATATTGCGGCCCTGGCTGCCGTGTACTGGTTTAATGTATAACTCATCATGCTTTTCAAGCATGCTTTCGAGCAGACTTTCAGAATAAAGATGTGTTTCTGGTATGAAAGGATGCAAGTGGTCTTCTTTCATTAAAGATTCATGAATTTCCCACTTCGAAAGGAAGCGGTGATTAAATATCTTTATTCCGAGAGCATCCAATTTATTTAAAAATCCCTTAAATCCTTTGCTGATTTCGGTTCTCCGTGACGATACGCGATTATATATGACAGCTGGAAGAGGGAAGAACCCTTTTTTCCATCCATCCTCTTTATCATCATAAGAAAAGCCCTCCACTCCTTGATCAGAAAAGCCTTTGAGTGAAAAAACATAAAAGCTTCCCCCTAATTCAGAAACTCCCTGGTGAAGCTCTTCGCAAAAGGAGTGGACTTTACCAAAGTCAGGTGCATGATTTTCATTTATTTCAGTCAGCAAAGCGATGATAGGATTGTTGGGTAAGCTTCTCGATTTTGCTGGCGTCATAGCTTCTCCTCATTTTCTTTTAGGCTTCAAGGTAGAACCCTATTGTAAATAGGCAAACACACATATTGCATCCTATGAATAGTAGTGGTTATTGGTGATTTTAATGGTAAGAACTGATCTCGCCAGACCCGAACTTTTGGCAATCAGCAACATAGTTTGTTATAGTGGAGTGGAGCGTTTAACGTAGAAGGAGTGATTTAAATGGCAGTCAATACTTATGATTCAGCCTACGAATTGGAAAAAGCAATCAGGAACAGTTCGGAATACACGGAACTAAAAAAGCTTTATGATGCTGTGAATAGCGATGAATCAGCAAAAAGAATGTTTGAAAACTTCCGCAATATCCAGATGCAGCTTCAGGAAAAGCAAATGACTGGGCAGGAAATTACCCAGGAAGAAGTAGAGCAGGCGCAAAAGACAGTAGCGCTTGTCCAGCAGCACGAACTGATTTCTAAGCTGATGGAAGCAGAACAAAGAATGAGCATGGTCATTGCTGAGCTTAATCAAATCATCATGAAGCCTCTTGAAGAGCTTTACGGTAACCCGAACCAGCAGCAATAATAAATATCAGGACTCCCGCCGATGTGCGGGAGTTTTTTTGTTATTGGAGTAATGGATCAACTGTCCGTCATCAAGGTCATGACGGACATAAATCAGTGAAAAAGAAGAAAAACTGTCCGTCATCAAGGTCATGACGGGCAAAAATCAGCGGAAAAGAAGGGAAACTGTCCGTCATCAAGGTCATGACGGACACAAATCAGTGTAAAAGAAGAGAAACTGTCCGTCATCAAGGTCATGACGGACAAAAATCAGTGAAAAAGAAGAAAAACTGTCCGTCATCAAGGTCATGACGGACACAAATCAGTGTAAAAGAAGAGAAACTGTCCGTCATCAAGGTCATGACGGACATAAATCAGTGAAAAAGAAGAAAAACTGTCTGTCATCAAGGTCATGACGGACATAAATCAGTGAAAAAGAAGAAAAACTGTCCGTCATATATGACTCTTTTTGTGGGGAGGGGATTATCAATGCAGTGCCCTCATTCCCTCGGTGGTCCCGGTTTCGGAAGGAAGCTAATTTCAATATCCTGCCCATGTTCTATTCTCTTGCTTTCTATCATACAAGTTAAATAAGGACAAAAACACCGAAGAAATGGGGGCATAAATATGATTTACCGTCTTCTTGCGCTTAATGTGGATGGAACGATTCTCCAATCAAATGGGAGGCTTCATAAATCCACAAGGGATGCGATTGAGTACGTTCAGCAAAAAGGAGTGTACGTGACTCTAGTAACTTCAAGAAGCTTTCCATCAGCCAAAAAAGTGGCTAAAGCGCTGAAAATAAATTCATTGCTTGTGACGCATCTAGGTTCTTATATTTCTAATGATCTTCGCAGTGATCCTGTTTTTGAAAAACGGATTTCTGAGGATGTCACCTTCCAGCTCGTCAGGTTCCTTGAGAGCTTCCCGTGCCAAATCCGGCTTGTTCATGAAAAGTTTTCACTGGCAAACAAGTATAAATTAAACCACAATCTGCTGGCGAAAACAGTTTTCACTTCTGGGGACCCGATCTTTTACTCACAGCAATTCACCGATTCTATCAGTGAAGCATTGGTCAATGATCCAGTCGCGCCTCCTAAAATTGAAGTCTATTTCGAATATGAAGAGGACTTGAAGGATGCCCAGCAAGCGATAAACGGGATGTTCTCAGAGGTGTCCCTGTCAAGGCTTAATGACTACAGGCTCGATATCATGCCCGAAGGTGTCTCAAAATTGAACGGACTGATTCAACTTGGGGAACACCTTGGAATCCCACTAAAGGAAATGGTCGCAATAGGTGATGGCTATGACGATATCGATATGATTGAAGCGGCCGGACTTGGCGTCGCAATGGGGAATGCATCAGTCGAAGTAAAAAAGGCTGCCGACTGGGTGACCCGCTCGAACAATCAGCATGGTGTAAGCTATATGGTCAAGGAACACTTTCGCAAACAACAGCCAATCGAATTTCTCAGAAAGATGAATATTATAAAAATGTAAAAATAGTAAGCATGCCTGACGTTATTCGCAGGCATGCTTTTGTTGTGTTTAGGAATTTATCGGGATTTAGACTCTAGATCAGGAGGAATATATGCGAGTTCTTCGGAAAATAAATGCAGAGTTAAGGAATATATAGGTTTTTAAGGAAAATAAGCCGGACGTCTATAATACTCATCCAGACTTGCACCGAAAACTGGTACCTTTTGCACTATCTTGACCTTTGAATCATACTTCTATTACACTTATTGAAGCATGTTTAATTGAAAAAGGTGAATCTAATGAGAATTAATATAAAAGGTATACAAGATGACAGATTTCAGCGTCCCTTAGGATTGATCGCTAATTTGTTTTTTGAAGAATCCGTAGTAGTATTAAGCGGGACGGAACATGAAGCCAATGCAACAATTGAATTCGATGTCAATAATGTCGAAGGGCAGTTTATTGTAAAAGCAGCCCTTGTAGCAGAAGGGAAGACTTTTACAGCAGAGGCTAATAAAGAAATCCCAACAGGTTTGAGCGATAAGGAAGAATTCAAATTGCTTAAAACCGTCATTTCAAGAGCTTATTTAAAAGTGCTCCAAGACTGGACAGGAATGATCCAGAAATGGGGTATTCTAACTGGCGTCCGCCCTACAAAGCTTTTGCATAAAAAGCTCCGTGAAGGTATGGACCAGCAGTTTGCTCATAAAGAGTTGAAGGAACAGTATTTGATATCGGATGAAAAAATCCAGCTCATGCAGCAGATCGTTGACCGTCAGCTTGCGGTCCTGCCTGATTTGTACGATTTGAAAAATGGTGTAAGCATATATATTGGCATCCCATTTTGCCCAACGAAGTGTGCTTACTGCACCTTCCCTGCTTATGCTATCAACGGTCGCCAGGGTTCTGTGGATTCTTTCCTTGGCGGGCTTCATCATGAAATCCGCCAAATCGGGGACTGGCTGAAGAAGAATGATATCAAGATTACGACCGTTTACTATGGTGGGGGCACACCGACATCGATTACCGCTGAAGAAATGGATATGCTGTATGAAGAGGTTCAGCAGTCATTCCCGGATGTCGAGAAGATCAGGGAAGTAACTGTCGAAGCCGGCCGGCCGGATACAATCACACCTGAGAAACTGGAGGTGCTGAAAAAGTGGAATATCGATCGCATCAGCATCAACCCTCAGTCTTACATCCAGGAAACATTGAAGGCCATCGGGCGTCACCATACAGTGGAAGAAACGATTGAAAAATTCCATCTTGCCCGCGAAATGGGAATGAACAACATCAATATGGATTTGATCATCGGCCTTCCAGGAGAAGGGACAGAGGAATTTGCCCATACCCTTTCTGAAACGGAAAAGCTAATGCCGGAATCCTTGACGGTTCATACTCTTTCTTTTAAAAGAGCTTCAGAAATGACAAGGAATAAACAGAAGTATAAAGTTGCTGGGCGCGATGAAATAGAAAGAATGATGAATATGGCTGAATCATGGACAAAGGAACATGACTACGTGCCATACTATCTGTACAGGCAGAAGAACATTCTTGGAAACCTGGAGAATGTAGGCTATGCTTTCCCGGAACAAGAGAGCCTGTACAATATCATCATCATGGAAGAGCAGCAAACCATCATCGGTCTTGGATGCGGAGCATCGAGCAAGTTCATTGATCCCGAAACAGGTGTCATCACCCAATTTTCGAATCCAAAGGATCCGAAATCATATAACGACAGTTTTGAAGAATACGCGAATAAGAAAATCGAGATTCTCGACTCATTATTTAATAAAACTAGCTCCCGAAGATAAATTCGGGAGTTTTTTTGTTTTTGAAGAACAAATTAATGAACGTTCCATTCACTCATTCTTTAAAAAATCAAAATAGTGAGAAAAAGGTTTTTAAATATAACTTCTCCCTATATAATAAAAATATAAGGATAAATGGAGGGGATGAATGGTGGCGATTGAATTTTCAACGGACACTGTAAAATTAGATATTAATGGTCGACTGGCGGTTCTTGAGTTGAACAGGCCTGAAGCACTGAATGCACTTGATGTGGAAATGATCAAGGGAATCACGATGAACCTGAAGGAAATCTGCAAGTCTGATGAGATTGATATCGTGCTGATTAAAGGAGCTGGGCGTGCCTTCTCAGCAGGCGGGGACATCAAGACAATGCTTTCCAATACAAATGAAAGCGATTTCTATCATGTGATGGACGATATCCATGATATGATCGTGACGTTGTACAGCATGCCAAAAGTGACAATCAGCGCAGTTACGGGTGCTGCGGCCGGGTTGGGCTTTAGTCTAGCTCTTGCGACAGATTACATAATCGCTGAGCCATCGAGCAAGATTGCCATGAATTTTATTGGAATCGGTTTGATTCCGGATGGAGGAGGCCACTTCTTCATGGAGGAGCGCCTTGGAGAAACGAAGGCGAAGCAGCTGATTTGGGATGGAAAAACCCTTTCTGCTAATGATGCATTCACACTTGGCCTTATTGACGAGGTGCCAGATGGAGATTTTACAGAAGCGGTGGAGGCGAAAATACAAGAATGGTTGAATAAGCCAGTCCAGGCTATGATTAAAACAAAGAAAATTCTTGCTGAGAAAAACAGACCTGCCCTGTTGAAAATCCTTGAACTGGAGAAATACGGGCAGTTTAAAATGCGTCAGACAGAAGACCACCAGGAGGGCATCGCTGCTTTCCTTGAAAAGAGGAAGCCGCAATTCAAAGGGAAATAAACAAAAAAAGCAAAGAGGATAGGAGCCTCTTTGCTTTTCTTATGGACGGAAAAGAACCAGCTTGCCTCTCGGTGATGTGCAGCGGTGCGTCTTTTCACTGAGGTTTTTTTCTTCCAGCATTTTTGCGCCAATTTCCTTTGCTTCTTCATCATTGGCTGCTTGGAAAGACTCGTCAATCAGTTTTTCCCCATTAGGTTCAAAGGCTGTCAGTTTGTAAGTATCCATCACAACTTCCCCTTTTTAAAAGATTAGTAAGTATAAAATTAACTTCGAGAATTGTCCAGCTCCAGCGCCAAGTTCCAATAAGTTTCGGTCATCCCAAGGCGCTTGCGCTTTTCTTGCAAAATTCAGATGATTACTATTATTTTTGCATAACTTTTTTAAATATGCAAAACAAAAATATGAAACTATTTGCATATTCATTTCGTAGTAATTTAATGGAAAAGGAGGAAGATGATTATGGTGTTACAGCTTGAACAGGTTACAAAGAGATTTGGCAACTTTACAGCAGTGAACCAGCTATCGCTCAATATACCAGAAAAAGAGATGTTCGGTTTCCTTGGTGCTAATGGTGCAGGGAAGACGACTACTTTCCGGATGATTCTCGGGTTGCTGGATGTCTCGGAAGGAAAGATTACCTGGGATGGGAAGCCGATCAATTATGACACGAGCAGTATCATTGGTTACCTTCCGGAGGAAAGAGGGCTTTATCCAAAATTAAAAGTCCGGGAACAGATTGTCTATCTTGCCAGGTTGAGAGGGATGCAAAAACAAGCAGCTCTCAAGGAGCTTGAGTACTGGCTTAATCGTTTTAAAGTTCCAGAATATGCTGATAAAAAGGTTGAAGAGCTTTCGAAGGGGAACCAGCAAAAAATCCAGTTCATCGCCGCGGTCATCCATAAGCCAAAGCTGTTGATCCTTGATGAGCCTTTCAGCGGATTGGATCCTGTCAACGTTGAACAATTGAAGGAAGCGGTGCTTGAGCTGAAAAATGCGGGTACGACGATTGTATTTGCCAGTCACCGCATGGAGCATGTTGAGGAAATGTGTGAACATATTTGCATCATGCACAAAGGAAGACCTGTCGTTCATGGTTCTCTGAAAGAAATCAAGCGATCTTTTGGTAAAAAGAATTTGGTCATCCATGCTGATTTTGATACATCTTTCTTAAAGGAATATCCCGGAGTGTCGAGAGCGAAATCAACGGCAGAAGGAATACATCTGCAAATCACAGGTGAGCAAGTTGCTGAATCCATTTTGAAAGAGATTGTTGGTAAAGGCTTTATCCGTAAGTTCGTCCTTGAAGAACCAAGCCTCAATGATATTTTCATAGAAAAGGTGGGTGATTCATATGAATAATTTCTTCATTATCCTGATCCATACATACATGAGTAAGCTGAAAACAAAATCCTTCCTGGTTACCACCATCCTGACCGCAGGGATTATGCTGGCGCTCACGAATATGACGAACATCATCGATTTTTTCAACAAAGGTGATGAAGCGGATAAAATCATTGTCATCGATGAGACCGGCCAGCTTTTTGAGCCTCTGAAGCAGCAGATGAAGTTGGTTAACGAAGAGTTGGTCCTGGAAGAGTTTGATGGGAATGAAGAAAGCGCAAGGAAAGCTGTCGAGGAAGGGGAATATAAAGGACTTCTTCAACTGAGCTTGAACAATGAAGAGCTCCCTGCAGCTGCCTACCAGGCGATGAGCATTGCTGATTCTGCTGTTCCTGGAGACCTCCAGGCTGGATTACAGCAGATTAAGACGGCAATGGCTTCCACACAAATCAATATCGCTCCGGATCAATTGGAAGAGTTGTACGCACCAGTTGAATTCGAAAAATCGGCACTTGAAGAAGATGCCAAGACAGAAGAGGAACTGAATCAGGCACGAGGATTAGTCTATGTCCTTCTTTTCATCATTTATTTTGCGGTGATCATGTATGCCAATATGATCGCAATGGAGGTCGCGACTGAAAAATCATCAAGAGTAATGGAAATCATGATCTCAAGCGTATCACCGATCAAGCAAATGTTCGCAAAAATTCTGGGCATTGGGCTGTTAAGTCTGACTCAACTTGCAGTCCTCTTGCTGGTTGGGTACTTCTCAATCAAGCAGAATCTCGAAAGCATGGAGGGCGGGTTCTTTGAGTTCTTCGGTTTTGGGAATGTCGCAGCCAGCACGATCATTTACGCGGTTATCTTCTTCATATTAGGATACTTCCTGTATGCCACGATGGCAGCTTTCCTTGGCTCACTTGTCAGCCGGATTGAAGATGTCCAGCAAATGATCACACCGATGACACTTCTGGTGGTGGCAGGTTTCATGATGGCGATGTTCGGCTTGGGTCAGCCGGAAGCGCCATTTGTGAAATATACATCCTTCATCCCGTTTTTCTCACCAATGCTGATGTTCCTGCGTGTCGGGATGCTGAACATCCCATTCTGGGAAATCGCTTTATCAATCGGTATCCTTGTGGCAACAATTGCCTTCCTGGCAGTATTCGGTGCTAGGGTATACCGAGGCGGAGTGCTGATGTACGGAAAATCCAATTCCTTTAAGGACATCAAAAAAGCACTGCAACTAACGAAAAACGAATAAAGAGAAAAGCCGCGATCCAGTGATTGCGGCTTTTTTTACAGGGAATTCGATTTGATTTGTGGAATATGTATTAGAGAGAAAATGGAATCCTGAATGATCATGCGAACCCAGATTTCATTCACACATTGATTAGTTGTATAGAAGGAGAGTGTTCATGGTGAGACAGATTATTGCTATGGGCGGCGGAGGTTTTTCGATGGAGCCGGAAAATCCGCTGTTGGATTTGTATATTTTGAGTCAGGCGGATACCCGCACGCCCAAAGTTTGCTTTGTGCCGACAGCCAGCGGCGATGCGGAAAATTATATTTCGAGATTCTATAACGCTTTTGAAAACCATGAATGCAGCCCTTCCCATCTTTCATTGTTCCGTCCTCCAACAAGAGATTTGGAAGACTATGTGATGGATAAGGATATCATTTATGTAGGCGGAGGGAATACAAAGAACCTTCTGGCCTTGTGGAAGGAGTGGGGTCTTGATGCAATCATGCGTAAAGCCTGGCAGGATGGAAAAATAATGGCTGGAGTAAGCGCGGGCTCAATCTGCTGGTTCGAGGAAGGCTTAACAGATTCTTTTGGCAGTGGACTACAACCGTTAAAGACCCTCGGATTCTTAAAAGGGAGTAATTGCCCGCATTATGATGGTGAAAAGGATCGTCGTCCTTCTTATCAGGAATTCGTAGGCTGTGGAAGAATGGCTGCTGGATATGCCGCAGATGACGGTGCCGCATTGCACTATATCGATGAGCAGCTAATTAAAGCGGTAAGCTCACGCCCGGAAGCAAAAGCCTATCATGTTTGGGAATCAGGCGGAAAGGTGCAGGAAGAAACCGTGGAGACCATCTATCTTGGATAAAGAGGAACTGCAGTCAAATGAGGACTGCAGTTTTTTTTCGTTAAAAAGTGTTTGCGCCACGTGTCCAGCTCAAGGGATTGTCAGATGCTGACCAAGCCGCTTACTTTTTTTGCGGTAGAACGTGCATTCGTATTTTTGGAGTGAT
This portion of the Mesobacillus sp. S13 genome encodes:
- a CDS encoding peptidase E, with product MRQIIAMGGGGFSMEPENPLLDLYILSQADTRTPKVCFVPTASGDAENYISRFYNAFENHECSPSHLSLFRPPTRDLEDYVMDKDIIYVGGGNTKNLLALWKEWGLDAIMRKAWQDGKIMAGVSAGSICWFEEGLTDSFGSGLQPLKTLGFLKGSNCPHYDGEKDRRPSYQEFVGCGRMAAGYAADDGAALHYIDEQLIKAVSSRPEAKAYHVWESGGKVQEETVETIYLG